The following are from one region of the Chromobacterium phragmitis genome:
- the rapZ gene encoding RNase adapter RapZ, producing the protein MRLILISGLSGSGKSVALRALEDSGFYCVDNLPATLLPEAMTMYADFGYEDIAISVDTRSGPSLGALPQVVESLKAQGIDVRLLFLEAKPETLVKRFSETRRRHPLSDAGITVEESIRLEQEMLAEVLELGTRIDTSELSANALRGWVRELVDADSSRLTLIFQSFGFKHGVPQDADFVFDARCLPNPYYDPQLRPFTGRDQPIVDFFAGHQEVAEMIADIQAMIAKWLPCYGKENRSYLTVAVGCTGGQHRSVFIIENLARLFADRQVLVRHRQLHTDH; encoded by the coding sequence ATGCGCCTGATATTGATTAGCGGCCTGTCCGGTTCCGGCAAGTCGGTGGCGCTGCGCGCGCTGGAAGACTCCGGATTCTATTGCGTGGACAACCTGCCCGCCACTTTGCTGCCCGAGGCGATGACGATGTACGCCGACTTCGGCTACGAAGACATCGCCATCAGCGTGGACACCCGCTCCGGCCCCTCGCTGGGCGCGCTGCCTCAGGTCGTGGAATCGCTGAAAGCCCAGGGCATCGACGTACGCCTGCTGTTCCTGGAGGCCAAGCCGGAAACGCTGGTCAAGCGCTTCTCCGAAACCCGCCGCCGCCACCCGCTCTCCGATGCCGGCATCACGGTGGAGGAAAGCATACGGCTGGAACAGGAAATGCTGGCCGAGGTGCTGGAGCTGGGAACACGCATCGACACCAGCGAGCTGTCGGCCAACGCGCTGCGCGGCTGGGTCCGCGAGCTGGTGGACGCGGACAGCAGCCGGCTGACGCTGATCTTCCAATCATTCGGCTTCAAGCACGGCGTGCCGCAGGATGCCGATTTCGTGTTCGACGCCCGCTGCCTGCCCAATCCCTACTATGACCCGCAGTTGCGCCCGTTCACCGGCCGCGACCAGCCTATCGTCGACTTCTTCGCCGGCCACCAGGAAGTGGCCGAGATGATAGCCGACATCCAGGCGATGATAGCCAAGTGGCTGCCCTGCTACGGCAAGGAAAACCGCAGCTACCTGACCGTGGCCGTCGGCTGCACCGGCGGCCAGCACCGCTCGGTGTTCATCATTGAAAACCTGGCGCGCCTGTTCGCCGACCGCCAGGTGCTGGTCCGCCACCGCCAGCTCCACACCGACCACTGA
- a CDS encoding flavin prenyltransferase UbiX: MPRRKTVTVALTGASGLPYGLRLIEALLAADIRVWVLCSQAAQVVAKQEMNLTLPSRPAEMKAWLLQRYPAAPDLLEVYGREEWFAPAASGSNPPYAMVVCPCSMGALAAIRHGMSDNLIERAADVCIKEQRKLVLVPRETPLSAIHLENMLELARLGVVILPPAPGFYTHPKSVDDMVDFVVSRILDQLGVEQTLTPRWGE, translated from the coding sequence ATGCCCCGCCGCAAAACCGTCACCGTCGCCCTCACCGGCGCTTCAGGCCTGCCTTACGGCCTGCGCCTGATCGAAGCCCTGCTCGCCGCGGACATCCGCGTGTGGGTGCTGTGCTCCCAGGCCGCCCAGGTGGTGGCCAAACAGGAAATGAACCTGACTCTGCCCTCCCGGCCGGCTGAAATGAAAGCGTGGCTGTTGCAGCGCTATCCGGCGGCGCCGGATCTGCTGGAAGTCTACGGCCGCGAGGAATGGTTCGCGCCGGCCGCGTCAGGCTCCAACCCTCCCTACGCGATGGTGGTGTGCCCATGCTCGATGGGCGCGCTGGCCGCCATCCGCCACGGCATGAGCGACAACCTGATCGAGCGCGCCGCCGACGTCTGCATCAAGGAGCAACGCAAGCTGGTGCTGGTGCCAAGAGAGACGCCGCTGTCCGCCATCCATCTGGAAAACATGCTGGAGCTGGCCCGGCTGGGCGTGGTGATCCTGCCGCCGGCGCCCGGCTTCTATACACACCCCAAGAGCGTGGACGACATGGTGGATTTCGTCGTGTCCCGCATCCTGGATCAACTCGGCGTCGAACAGACATTGACGCCGCGCTGGGGGGAATGA